The DNA segment CATGACCAGTGACTTTAGTAAAGACTTCAGTGGGTTTAGAATTTCACATAGAGCTTTTCATGGTGTTAACCGCTATACCAGTATTCACAGTTCAAATGTTTCGGTAGTAGCCTTGTTCAAATAGTGGTTACAGTTTTTAGAGTGGGATGGTTTGGAGGTTGGACTTGGGAATCTTTTAACTCAAATAGCTGAATGAATCTTGATTAAATGTTCTGAAACTTCAGGCATGGGCAACTTCAAATCAAAGCATGAATGTTTCTTGATATTAAAAACAGATGGCATAATGGAGACTATGGCTGATGGTCAGAACCCCACAAACATTCATGTCGGCAGCACTTCTTAATAATCTGACCATTCAAAAATACATTCCAGTATGAGTTGAAGAATATGAATATAGTACTTGCCCACCCAGTATAGCAATTATTTTGGACTCCAGGAGAGATACAAGACCTGTTATTTGATCAGACCATCAACTCATCTAGTGGTCGCTACATTTTCTGTACTTTCTTCATGCAAGAGCAGTCTAGTGACAACTTAATCACCAGAATTGAACTTTAAATTCTCCCCTTTGGGAGTCCCCCGTGCACAGTAGTTTAAGAACTGTTTGCTCTATTgactgggcttttttttttttttacatttgtttgCTTGGTATCTGGGTTGATGGcagtttttgtgtttttctactCTTTCTGCTGCTACATTTTAAAAGCACTTGAAACTGTATAGTATGTGTTTTGGCCTCTTTATCCTACTTCTACTGAAAAATGGGGGATGGGACTTGCCTTTTGTACACAAACAACTGCTTGGATTTGCAACTCCTAGAGTGGGCAGATCTTTCCATCACACCAAGGGGCAACACTCATTTATTTTCCTTACCTTATTCCAGCCTACTCATGTGTCACCCTGCAGATCATAAGGACAGACAGCATCAAGATTCCTAAATTTTGACCAAGAAGAACACTTGACATGAGTAAGATGCTGATTGGAATGTTACGGGTTTGTCCTCTGGCTGATATTGAATAGAAATCACATCTACTGTGCACAATTACAGATACATATGTGGAGCACTCCTTTTTCCACACTTGTGACAATTGCTCTGATTGTAAGAACTGGAGAGGTTATGTTACAGGAATTTTTTATTCTAGATCTGATTTCATGGCAGGAAAAATAATTGAGTTGTGCTTGTGCGTTTCCACAGAGTTCCAAAGTAACAAAATACATGTTCTTGTCTCTAATTTTACAGGTGTGGGCACTGCAAGCAGTTTGCTCCAGAATATGAAAAGATAGCCAAAACTCTGAAGGAAAATGATCCTCCCATACCAGTTGTCAAAATAGATGCCACTGCAGCTACTGCTTTGGCAAGTCGTTTTGATGTTAGCGGCTACCCAACCATCAAAATTCTGAAGAATGGTCAGGCAATTGATTATGATGGACCCCGAACAGAAGATGGTAAGCAGTGCTCTCTGAATTCAATGTTATGAAGTGAAAAGAATACTGAAGTAGAATCTTATTACTTGTAAGCAGAGCTTTCTAAATTCATTCATATAGCATGTGTTCCTAAGTGCACAGCATCTTCATTTCAGTTGACTTTTAAATGGAGGAATGTTAATGACAATATTTTAGGGTCTTCTGAACAGCTTCCTGTTACAATATGATTTTACCAGGTAATTGGTGTCCCTGACACTCAAAGGAttcccccccgccgccccactATTTACTAACATAGCCATTTCCCTGTTAAAGTGGTAGTACTCTTTTATATTCTCAGAGAGGCCTGCTAACAAGAGTATCAGAATTGGTATATTGGCAATGGTTGTGGCATTTTATTATTGACTATTTATCTGACACTTAATGAGATGTTACTGTACTTCAGTCCAGACTAGGGAAAAAGCTGGCTCTCGACCCTGAGGTAACTTGTTGCAATGTACTGTACTTGTGCTCTGCGAATCTGGGGAgcatgacttttttttgtttgttggttacATTTCTATGGTGTCCTTAAAGTAGTAAGGTATAAAAGGAACCTAAATAAGTAGGGATATAGAAAGGATTAGAATGCAGGAGTTCCTTGGTCTTAGCCGTTTGATCAGTTCAAGATAATACTCAGTCACTCATATTACCAATTTTTGGTGACTTTAAATCTTCAGATTGACACTACAATACTAGGAAAGATGCAGGTGACATGGCTATGCAGAATTATGAACTTCTGTATTAAATTATCTTTCAGCAATTGTAGCTAAAGTCAAAGAAGTTTCTGATCCAAATTGGACCCCTCCACCGGAAGTTACATTGGTATTGACCAAAGAGAACTTCGATGAAGTTGTGAATGAGGCTGACATAATACTTGTGGAGTTCTATGCCCCATGGTATGGCAGATGCAGATTTCTCCTTTTTCCACAAATGTGACATGACTGTGAAAGGGTGGGGCAGTTCAGGGCTCTCTCCTATCAAATTTAGTTTTCTTATAAACCGATCCCGTCTTAAAATGGCTTGCTTGATAAACTGCATCCTTAGAATGATATTCTGTTTCAAATGACTTGTGCATTTGAATGGGAATATGTCTTATACTGAACTTTGATGTTTTAAAGAACTCTGTCTCATGAAGGCAGAGGGGATCAATGTTGGGGATAGCTATACCAGGTGAAGTCTGGGCTGATTACACTGTGAGGTATTCTGTATCTAATAGACTGAGGCCATATTGCAATGTGGTTAATACCAGGTCAGGTACAGCCTTCATTTAAGGAAGCACCTCTTTGAAGAATCAGTaacaaaaaaaagttaagaatttaacatctttatttccCATTCTGGAAGTGTGACTTACCTTCCAAGCATGTGAAGCAGGGCAAGAAGCACTTACTGGATATTGTCACCTATTAGCCCCCCTTTTATATTGTACCCCTTCTTTAGGTGTGGACATTGCAAAAGACTCGCTCCAGAGTACGAGAAAGCTGCCCAGGAGCTCAACAAACGTACACCCCCCATTCCTCTAGCTAAAGTGGATGCCATTGCTGAAACCGATCTCGCAAAGAAGTTTGATGTCACTGGCTATCCAACTCTGAAAATCTTCCGCAAGGGCAAACCTTTTGACTACAATGGCCCACGAGAAAAATATGGTAGGGGTCTTTCTGTTTAGATTTAGAGTTGGTGGcgagagggagggaaaggtgaATCACAAATGTTTTGAAGTAACCTTTCATAGCATGAAAAATCTCATGTACTTACTGTTGTAGGAGTGATAATGCAGTTTTCTATGCCCTTTCTCCTTTGCCAAGGCCAACAGGGTGAACTGCATCTTGTAGAATTATGGGTCTTGTGGCACCATTTTCATATGGGAAACACATAAAACTGGTTAACTAAAATGTTAAGTATAGATGAGAGGTGTACCTATATGGGCAAGCATTTTGTTGCTGTAAAAcaatgtttcttaaacattttgagaccatggaacacgaaagaataatagtttttttttttaagtggaacacctatgaaaattttcaattttctcccccccccccccaccaaaaaaaagtaacatatatacagcaaaaacaaaatgaagtaatttaatcaggtatagcagtgaagaagtaacattgtatctgcttTTAATAATTGAAAACATACACTATCAGGGTATTTTTCAAATGCTTGTGGCACCCCGGCTCATTGTTCAAGGAACACCACTGTTCTGTGAAACATTGTTGAAGAAATCCTGTTGTGGAACATCTCTTGAGAGAGCTGTATCCCCACTGTAAATGTGGTTTTTACATGATTTGAAATTGCTACAGAGGCACAATACCTGAACTGTGCTTTTATAAATCTTCTGAATAACTTTCTTTTGTTCTTGTGCCAGGTATTGTTGATTACATGATTGAGCAGGCTGGTCCCCCATCCAAACAGATTCAGGCTACCAAGCAAGTACAAGAATTTCTGAAGGATGGTGATGATGTCATCATCATTGGCATCTTTAGTGGGGAGATGGACAAAGCCTTCCAGGTGTATCAAGATGCTGGTAAATCGTATTTCTCCATGGTTTGCCTATGGAATGTGTTCACATTTTTGCTGagttaaatttttattttagctCTTCATTGTGTCTTTAATGCTTAGGAAACTGTCTGGTTTCAGGTAGAGGTCCTCTGCAGATTAGCTTTCTGTATATTTTAGGACAGTTGTGGGGTACACAGGCcccgggggtgggtgggcagctgcctTGACATGAGGTGGAACTCTCTACCTTTATAAATTGCTGCTGCGGTGCTGTGAGCCATGCTCTGAGGGTTTCCAGCGGGTGCGGGGAAGGAGGATTATTGTGCACTCAGGACAGgtagccctcagtgctgcccacagccccgccccttttAGGAGCATGGCAGtgaaccacccccaccccccacacacaatgcTTTCCCGGGGCCCAGCAAATCTGAGTCTCTGGGAGTGCATTGTGCTAGTGAAGGAGTGAGGATTTTGATCTGCTGCTAGCTGATGTACTCTGACTCTTGAGAAAAACCAATCCTGCCCTCTCTGTTGtcctgcctgccctcctgactGTTCCACATGACACGTGTCCATGCTCCATTGAGTAGGGAGCCAGtagaaaaaaagctgtgtctaTGGCTGCAAGAAAAAGTCCAGGCCAGGTGTGAGAGAAGAACTGATAGAGGACCAGTAGCATGAGAGAGGAGGCAAGGCTGGTAGCTGACAGGCAGTTCAAGTGTATGTATATATGAGCTCCTCGTGGGGGCAGTGAGGCTCAGAAGAAGGTCAAAGCTAAAGTAGTGGGAAGGGTCACCTTCTGCCTCCCTTAAAGAAAATATGCTTGGAGAGTAGGGGCTCTGCCTTGGTGGTTGCGGGCGGAAGGGAAAGGGGAAGTGTGAAGGATGATTGTGCTTCTCTCCAATCCCTCAGTGCAGATTACTGACTCAACTACTCCTCTTCAGGGCTCTGGGAGGAGTACAGTGTTTAACTGTAGAGGAGCCCTATCATTACTGCCTCTATCTCTTTGGTGCAGCAGGGAGATCTTTCTTGAACCAGTCTTGACATCCACCTGTGGGGATAGAAAGCATCAAGACATTCCCTTTTTCCTTACCATGTGGCAAAGCTTACTTGTTAACTCGCACTTTTCACCTGCATGGCAGAGCAACATCACTATTAATGTGGCCATTACAACCTAGAAATTTTAGTTTAGAaggttgttattccaaaatatagTAAAATATTACAAAGCAGGTATCTGAAGATGCTCACAGTTTTGGAATACTAGAATAAATTTCAGGGGAGATTGGTGAGCAGAGCTCAGGCAAAACACAGTCCCGGGTGCATGTTAAACTTGTCTCAGTTCTCccctgtgtggagaaatacagtAACAGAGATCAAACTTTATACTGGATCAGGTAAGAGGCCACCACTTTCCAAATCTTGGCACAGGGGGAGTTTCTTCAAACTAGAGTTAaaagaagacaaaaaagcagtccagtagcagtttcaagactaacaaaatgtattagttgatgagctttcatgggacagacccacttcagatcagaagtgggtctgtcccatgaaagctcatcaactaatacattttgttagtctttaaagtgtgactggactgctcttttgttttcatagaatataGGCTAGGACAACTATCTGTTAGTAGAGTTAAAAGGATTTTAATCATAGGGTGTGTCAGCACTTGGCATTTGATGTGAACAGGTGTGTATAACAAAGTGCTTGGCTGTAACTCCCATGTGGGTGCTTATGGATGTTAAGGTTAGAGACCTCCtccacattgcaggccacagaactttaCCTACCCATTTGAGTCCTGTAATAGACCTTTAACTTCTAAGTCACTGAAGTCCTCCAGTAATGTTTTAAAGACTTCATGTTACAGAGAATTTaccatttacactagtgtaaacctGCTTAACAAGCCTGAATTTAAAAGGTTCCGAGTCAGCATTAATGTAAACCAGTTTGAAGAGTATTAAATTAATGCAAAGTAGGAACTTCTAAGTTTGTGCATGCAGTATGCACAGAAGGGAGTTAGGGAAGCACTTTAGTACAACCTGGTAATCACACCATCATAGTCTGAAGTGCAGGGCAGTGTCAACAAACACTCAGATGCTGTAGTTTTTTGTTTCTAATTATTTTTCTCTAAAAACTTACCTGTCAGCTAATGGCTTAAGAGAAGATTACAAGTTCCACCACACCTTCAGCAGTGAGATTGCAAAGTTCTTGAAAGTGACTCCTAGCAAACTGGTGGTCATGCAACCAGAAAAATTTCAATCAAAACATGAACCCAAAATGAATGTTTTGGATCTTAAAGTGAGTATTTTTCCAGACTATTAGCAAAAAGTAAGTCTGTGTGATTACAAGTGTGTATGAGGACTCCTTTTCATTCTTATACATGAGCAGTTTACATTATCCAGTTGGTATTTAATAGTCCATTACACTTAGATATTTCTTTAAGTCTGTAAAGGCTTGAGGCAATCCTTCTGGAATCAGACTTCAGTAGACTATGGATCAGGCCATAACTTTTTACTTTGGTTTAGGGTTGGTTTTCGATGCAGTGAGCCTAATTTGTCATTCTCATTTTATCCTCGTGTGACTCGGTTGACCTCCATGGAGCTACCCCTTACCTTTACTGGTGTTAGGAGACTGAAAAccagcatatttttttttttttttggtctcctaAAGTGACACGGAATCTGTGTCTTTTCCACCTCCATGGGCAGCATGAGACATGAGAAGTACATTACTTTCCATGTTCAAGGATATCAGGGATTTGTTGTGCATGTTTATATACAAATACATCTGCATCACAATAGAAAGGTACAACTTGAAATTGATTTTGTTTAACTAAGTGCAGCACTCTTTTTACTTTTGAACAGGATTCTACTACTGGGTCTGAAATAAAGGATCATGTGATAAAGCATGCTTTGCCACTAGTTGGTCATCGCAAGACCTCCAATGATGCAAAGAGATATGCTAAGCGACCTCTAGTGGTTGTCTACTATATGGTAGATTTCAGCTTTGATTATCGTGTTGGTGAGTTTAACTGTATTgagcttccccaaaataattgcCTTTGGGACAAGAGATGAGCAGGGGTGGTAGATGGAGTCCTCTTCGGGAAGGCTAGCCTTTGGCTTCACCatttcttctccccttccccaccattgCTGCCTAAAGAAGCCCTGAACACCCTCCACTCCCATGCACTGGAGGAGGCCCCAAGTCTGCCACCCTCTCCAGACGCCAGCCACCATGGGGGAAAAGCATCTCTTGAAAGATACTTTTCATATATGCTGGCGAGGTTCCAGGATGGCTAAGGAGATGGGCCAGAGAGAATACTGATGAGCCAGGAAACCTGAATAGCACATAACACCTCTTCAGCTTCCGCAGACCTGCTTGGGGCATAATAAAGCAAAATCTTCACTGCCAGATTCTGCATCAGGGGTTCTCGTGCCCATGACAGAGCCTCCCGTAGCTTATTATACCCATCACCCATGAGAATAAGCCACTACAAATTACTGATCCTGTGTTCTGATGATTTCAGCTACCCAGTACTGGAGAAGCAAAGTCTTGGAGGTAGCCAAAGACTTCCCAGAATATACTTTTGCTATTTCTGATGAGGAAGATTATTCTTCTGAAATAAAGGATATGGGGCTGATTGACAGTGGAGAAGATGTTAATGTCGCAATCCTGGATGAGGGTGGCAAAAAGTATGCCATGGAACCAGAGGAATTTGACTCTGATGTGCTCAGGAATTTCATTTTGGCCTTCAAAAAAGGTAAAAAATGCAAAACACGGTCtttggttttggggtgtgggggaggccaTATGCCCAGGCATTGGAGGCCAGTTgtcaggttttttgtttgttttttttttgggggggaag comes from the Carettochelys insculpta isolate YL-2023 chromosome 2, ASM3395843v1, whole genome shotgun sequence genome and includes:
- the PDIA4 gene encoding protein disulfide-isomerase A4; the encoded protein is MEVRRLCLLLALLLGLAQLALLANAQGEEGDGESVTKEDADDDDDNDNDDDEDEDEDDSEVKEENGVIVLNDANFDTFTAGKDTVLLEFYAPWCGHCKQFAPEYEKIAKTLKENDPPIPVVKIDATAATALASRFDVSGYPTIKILKNGQAIDYDGPRTEDAIVAKVKEVSDPNWTPPPEVTLVLTKENFDEVVNEADIILVEFYAPWCGHCKRLAPEYEKAAQELNKRTPPIPLAKVDAIAETDLAKKFDVTGYPTLKIFRKGKPFDYNGPREKYGIVDYMIEQAGPPSKQIQATKQVQEFLKDGDDVIIIGIFSGEMDKAFQVYQDAANGLREDYKFHHTFSSEIAKFLKVTPSKLVVMQPEKFQSKHEPKMNVLDLKDSTTGSEIKDHVIKHALPLVGHRKTSNDAKRYAKRPLVVVYYMVDFSFDYRVATQYWRSKVLEVAKDFPEYTFAISDEEDYSSEIKDMGLIDSGEDVNVAILDEGGKKYAMEPEEFDSDVLRNFILAFKKGKLKPIVKSQPIPKNNKGPVKIVVGKTFDTIVMDPNTDVLLEFYAPWCGHCKQLEPIYTELGKKYKNQKNLVIAKMDATANDVTNDHYKVEGFPTIYFAPSNNKNNPVRFEGGNRDLEHLSKFVEEHATKLTRTKEEL